A window of the Brassica napus cultivar Da-Ae chromosome A2, Da-Ae, whole genome shotgun sequence genome harbors these coding sequences:
- the LOC106398735 gene encoding uncharacterized protein LOC106398735 — MGNCLVGKKIANVTEEEDRCEEVIAKKDYKGKDRKVKIVITRDELEKLILFQLNADGAAKGGDATLASFGDFLRELEAERVAGEAAAAAAEEEKSRQRLCRRWRPSLESVIEWPEEV, encoded by the coding sequence ATGGGAAACTGTTTAGTCGGAAAGAAGATTGCAAATGttactgaagaagaagatcgaTGTGAAGAAGTGATAGCGAAGAAAGATTACAAAGGGAAAGATCGCAAAGTGAAGATTGTTATAACGAGAGATGAGTTAGAGAAACTCATACTTTTCCAGCTTAACGCAGACGGTGCAGCTAAAGGAGGAGATGCCACGTTGGCTTCTTTTGGAGATTTTCTAAGAGAACTCGAGGCGGAGAGAGTAGCCGGAGAAGCTGCGGCTGCGGCTGCAGAGGAAGAGAAGTCTCGCCAAAGATTATGTAGGAGGTGGAGACCGTCGTTGGAGAGTGTCATCGAATGGCCTGAAGAAGTATAG